Proteins encoded by one window of Nitrincola iocasae:
- the ygfZ gene encoding CAF17-like 4Fe-4S cluster assembly/insertion protein YgfZ yields MHSFWRTLALPTQLSFEEVGIVGPFSDPASDCLFTPLQHQQVIRVEGKDAFSFLQGQLSCDLRDIGTEMTRLGAHCNIKGHMLSLFRVIQPEESVFWLRGSQDLSEKALAQLKKYIIFSKATAEIASDLVGLGVQGKATTARLSQLAGLPAESLPTQPGQSLQLEQISFVCVGKQRYELWAEAAALKPLLTKLQATAAVMPLQQWLLSDIQAGIPDLRQETSEAFIPQMTNLQEFEGISFRKGCYTGQEIITRLQHRGQLKRPMYRARVQSKTLPLPGTPLHCDDKDGIGQVVLAAETGRAGEFELLAVILKARAETDTVLLPDQSPLQLLELPYSLDARLFESKR; encoded by the coding sequence ATGCACAGCTTTTGGCGCACACTGGCTCTACCCACTCAGTTGAGCTTTGAAGAGGTTGGTATTGTCGGACCGTTTTCCGATCCGGCCAGTGACTGCCTGTTCACACCCTTGCAGCACCAGCAGGTGATTAGGGTCGAGGGCAAAGATGCTTTCAGCTTTCTGCAGGGACAACTCAGCTGCGACCTACGTGATATCGGCACAGAGATGACCCGACTCGGAGCACACTGCAATATCAAAGGCCATATGTTGAGTCTGTTCCGAGTGATTCAGCCTGAGGAGAGTGTTTTCTGGCTTAGAGGCAGTCAGGATCTGAGTGAAAAAGCCCTGGCACAGTTAAAAAAATACATCATATTTTCCAAAGCCACCGCTGAGATAGCTAGCGACCTTGTTGGACTGGGCGTACAAGGAAAGGCAACTACCGCAAGGCTTAGCCAATTGGCAGGTCTACCCGCTGAGAGTTTACCCACCCAGCCGGGACAGAGTCTTCAGCTAGAGCAGATCAGCTTTGTTTGTGTCGGCAAGCAGCGCTATGAACTTTGGGCTGAAGCAGCCGCACTAAAACCCCTGCTAACTAAACTTCAGGCGACTGCCGCAGTAATGCCTCTGCAACAATGGCTGCTAAGTGATATTCAGGCAGGTATCCCCGATCTGCGACAGGAAACGTCCGAAGCCTTTATTCCACAGATGACCAACCTGCAGGAGTTTGAGGGGATCAGTTTTCGCAAAGGCTGTTATACCGGACAGGAGATTATCACGCGTCTACAGCATCGTGGCCAATTGAAGCGCCCTATGTATCGCGCCCGGGTGCAGAGCAAAACCCTACCCCTTCCGGGCACACCGCTGCACTGTGATGACAAAGATGGCATAGGTCAGGTAGTACTGGCGGCTGAAACCGGACGGGCCGGTGAATTTGAGTTGCTAGCAGTGATACTGAAGGCACGCGCCGAGACTGACACAGTATTGCTGCCGGATCAGAGCCCACTGCAACTGTTAGAGCTTCCTTACAGCCTGGATGCCCGGCTGTTTGAAAGTAAACGCTGA
- the ung gene encoding uracil-DNA glycosylase translates to MALESAPSWKPYLDEEFQKPYMQALKQFLRAEKDRHKVIFPPSSDWFHALEATPPERVSVVILGQDPYHQPGQAHGLCFSVKPGVRIPPSLQNIYKELQADLGIQPPGHGFLDSWAAQGVLLLNAVLTVEQGQANAHQGQGWETFTDKVVEVVNQQCDRVVFMLWGSYAQKKGAGIDRQRHLVLKAPHPSPLSAHRGFLGCRHFSQANQWLIEQGRAPINWQLPALV, encoded by the coding sequence ATGGCACTGGAAAGCGCGCCGAGCTGGAAGCCTTATCTGGATGAGGAGTTTCAGAAGCCCTATATGCAGGCGCTGAAACAGTTTCTGCGCGCGGAAAAAGATCGACATAAAGTGATTTTTCCGCCGTCGTCTGACTGGTTTCATGCTCTGGAGGCTACGCCGCCAGAGCGGGTGAGCGTGGTGATTCTCGGACAGGACCCTTACCATCAACCGGGGCAGGCACACGGTTTGTGTTTCTCGGTGAAGCCGGGTGTGCGTATTCCACCGTCGCTGCAGAATATTTACAAAGAGCTGCAGGCCGATTTGGGGATTCAGCCCCCTGGGCATGGATTTTTGGACAGTTGGGCGGCTCAGGGTGTGCTGCTGCTTAACGCCGTGCTCACAGTTGAACAGGGGCAGGCCAATGCACATCAGGGCCAGGGCTGGGAGACCTTCACCGACAAAGTGGTTGAGGTGGTTAATCAGCAATGTGATCGGGTGGTGTTTATGCTCTGGGGCAGTTACGCCCAGAAAAAAGGTGCAGGTATCGATAGGCAACGTCATTTGGTACTTAAGGCGCCACACCCCTCACCGCTTTCGGCCCATCGCGGATTTCTGGGGTGTCGTCACTTCAGTCAGGCCAATCAATGGCTGATTGAACAGGGACGCGCGCCGATCAATTGGCAGTTGCCTGCACTGGTTTGA
- the lysS gene encoding lysine--tRNA ligase: MSEVNQPQDENRLIAERREKLRQLREQQGGAFPNTFRRDSYAADLQAAHGDKTKEVLEAEGNLVAVAGRVMLNRGAFMVLQDMSGRIQLYVNKAARPFAKSLDLGDIIGVRGILHKSGKGDLYVDMAENELLTKSLRPLPEKHKGLQDTEMRYRQRYVDLITNEHSRRVFEVRSKIVSGIRQYLAARRFIEAETPMLHSIPGGATARPFVTHHNALDLQMYLRIAPELYLKRLVVGGFERVFEINRNFRNEGLSTRHNPEFTMIEFYQAYADYHDLMDLTEDMLRTLAQDILGTTTLTNTIRNEDGEVLEAFEYDLSQPFRRISVFDSILHYNPDIKPEALADEHAARQIAERLHINLMDNWGLGRIQMEIFDKTVEHHLDQPTFITEYPTEVSPLARLSDHDAHVTDRFEFFVGGRELANGFSELNDAEDQAERFRRQVAEKDAGDDEAMHYDADYINALEYGLPPTAGEGIGIDRLVMLFTDSPSIRDVVLFPAMRPRG, encoded by the coding sequence ATGTCCGAAGTGAATCAACCGCAAGATGAAAACCGCCTGATTGCTGAGCGTCGTGAAAAACTGCGCCAGTTACGTGAACAGCAGGGTGGTGCGTTTCCTAATACCTTTAGACGTGACAGCTATGCGGCTGACCTGCAGGCGGCGCATGGGGATAAAACCAAAGAAGTGCTGGAAGCCGAGGGTAATCTGGTCGCGGTCGCCGGACGCGTCATGCTCAACCGTGGCGCGTTTATGGTACTTCAGGACATGAGTGGCCGGATTCAGCTGTATGTAAATAAAGCTGCACGCCCTTTTGCCAAATCCCTGGACCTTGGCGATATTATCGGTGTGCGTGGGATACTGCATAAGTCAGGCAAGGGCGATCTGTATGTGGATATGGCAGAGAATGAATTACTGACTAAAAGCCTGCGACCCTTGCCGGAAAAGCACAAGGGCTTGCAGGATACCGAAATGCGCTACCGTCAGCGCTATGTCGATTTAATCACTAATGAACATTCGCGTCGGGTGTTCGAAGTACGTTCAAAGATCGTGTCCGGCATACGCCAGTATCTTGCAGCACGTCGTTTTATCGAAGCCGAAACGCCGATGCTGCACAGTATTCCCGGCGGCGCCACGGCACGTCCGTTTGTCACCCATCACAATGCGCTGGATCTGCAAATGTACCTGCGTATCGCACCAGAACTCTATCTGAAGCGTTTGGTCGTTGGCGGGTTTGAGCGGGTTTTCGAAATTAACCGTAATTTCCGTAATGAAGGCTTGTCTACCCGGCATAATCCGGAATTCACCATGATTGAATTCTATCAGGCCTATGCCGACTATCATGACCTGATGGACTTGACCGAAGATATGCTGCGCACTTTGGCCCAGGATATTCTCGGTACCACCACCCTGACCAATACCATCCGTAATGAAGACGGTGAGGTGCTGGAAGCCTTTGAATATGACTTGAGTCAGCCTTTCCGTCGCATCAGCGTGTTTGATTCCATTTTGCACTACAATCCGGACATCAAACCTGAGGCTTTGGCCGATGAGCATGCGGCTCGCCAGATCGCTGAGCGTTTGCATATCAACTTGATGGACAACTGGGGGCTCGGCCGTATCCAGATGGAAATCTTTGATAAAACTGTAGAGCATCATCTGGATCAGCCCACCTTTATCACCGAATATCCTACTGAGGTTAGCCCACTGGCACGCCTAAGTGACCATGATGCACATGTTACTGACCGCTTTGAGTTCTTTGTCGGTGGTCGAGAGCTGGCCAATGGTTTCTCGGAGCTTAACGATGCCGAAGATCAGGCTGAGCGTTTTCGCCGACAAGTGGCGGAAAAAGATGCCGGTGACGATGAAGCCATGCATTACGATGCTGATTATATCAATGCGCTGGAATATGGTCTGCCACCCACTGCCGGTGAAGGTATAGGGATTGACCGTTTGGTGATGTTGTTTACCGATTCACCGTCTATTCGTGATGTCGTGTTGTTCCCCGCCATGCGGCCGCGCGGTTAA
- the prfB gene encoding peptide chain release factor 2 — MEINPILNSLKDFDERTTTLKRYLDYDGKRERLEEVERELENPDIWNNPENAQQLGRERNSLSTTVETLDELVSGISDARDLLDLAVEEDDQETVTEVEAEVSALGKKLDDLEFRRMFSGEADANNAFVDIQSGSGGTEAQDWANIMLRMYLRWGEDKGFKTELIEVSDGDVAGIKSATIRFEGEYAFGWLRTETGVHRLVRKSPFDSGGRRHTSFASVFVSPEIDDNIDIEINPADLRVDVYRASGAGGQHVNRTESAVRITHEPSGIVVQSQSARSQHQNRDVCMKQLRSKLYEMEMLKRNAAAQELEDSKADIGWGSQIRSYVLDDQRIKDLRTHVQTSNCDRVLDGDLDQFIVASLKAGL, encoded by the coding sequence ATGGAAATCAATCCGATTCTTAACAGTCTTAAAGACTTTGATGAGCGAACCACTACGCTGAAACGTTATCTTGATTACGATGGCAAACGTGAGCGTCTTGAAGAGGTGGAGCGCGAACTTGAGAATCCGGATATATGGAATAATCCGGAGAATGCACAGCAGTTAGGCCGTGAGCGCAACAGTCTTAGTACCACGGTTGAAACGCTGGATGAACTGGTTTCCGGCATCAGCGATGCGCGTGATCTGCTTGATCTGGCCGTTGAAGAAGATGACCAGGAAACCGTCACCGAAGTTGAAGCTGAAGTCAGTGCGTTGGGTAAAAAGCTGGATGATCTGGAGTTCCGTCGGATGTTTTCCGGTGAAGCAGATGCAAACAATGCGTTTGTGGATATCCAGTCCGGATCGGGCGGCACTGAAGCCCAGGACTGGGCCAACATCATGTTACGCATGTACCTGCGCTGGGGTGAAGACAAGGGCTTCAAAACAGAGTTGATTGAAGTATCCGATGGTGATGTGGCTGGCATCAAAAGTGCCACCATCCGCTTTGAAGGCGAATATGCCTTTGGGTGGTTGCGTACGGAAACGGGTGTACACCGTCTGGTACGTAAGTCACCCTTTGACTCAGGTGGTCGTCGCCATACCTCCTTTGCTTCGGTGTTTGTGTCACCGGAAATCGATGACAATATCGATATCGAGATTAATCCGGCGGATCTGCGTGTCGATGTCTACCGCGCCTCCGGGGCGGGTGGTCAGCATGTTAACCGTACCGAGTCGGCCGTGCGTATTACTCATGAGCCCTCGGGTATCGTGGTGCAAAGCCAGTCGGCCCGCTCACAGCATCAGAACCGTGATGTATGTATGAAGCAGTTGCGCTCAAAGCTGTATGAAATGGAAATGCTGAAACGTAATGCCGCCGCCCAGGAGTTGGAAGATTCCAAGGCGGATATCGGCTGGGGTAGCCAGATACGTTCCTACGTGCTGGATGATCAGCGTATCAAAGATCTGCGCACCCATGTACAGACCTCCAACTGCGATCGTGTGTTGGACGGTGATCTGGATCAGTTCATTGTAGCAAGCCTGAAAGCCGGCCTCTGA
- a CDS encoding c-type cytochrome → MKKLTLTCLTVSLLFTAGTVLADAEKSIEYRQSVFNVTKWHMDPLGGMAKGELAYDADAALHHARQVNAMSHMAEEGFAEGTEGGDAKADIWSNWDQFSGGMEKFQQVSAELVSAAEVGTLEALRPAVGEMGKTCKGCHDNFRD, encoded by the coding sequence ATGAAGAAGCTTACATTGACCTGTCTGACTGTATCTTTACTATTTACTGCGGGAACTGTGCTGGCAGATGCCGAAAAATCGATTGAATATCGTCAGTCGGTTTTTAACGTGACCAAATGGCACATGGATCCCCTGGGTGGTATGGCGAAAGGGGAGTTGGCGTATGATGCGGATGCCGCTTTGCATCATGCTCGCCAGGTGAATGCCATGAGTCATATGGCTGAGGAAGGCTTTGCTGAAGGCACCGAAGGAGGGGATGCTAAAGCTGATATCTGGTCAAACTGGGATCAGTTCAGCGGTGGCATGGAAAAATTTCAACAAGTTAGTGCTGAACTGGTGTCTGCTGCCGAAGTCGGAACTCTTGAAGCACTGCGTCCTGCTGTAGGTGAGATGGGTAAAACCTGCAAAGGCTGTCACGATAATTTCCGCGACTGA
- the fldB gene encoding flavodoxin FldB, whose product MQTIEEPIGVFYASTTGNTELVAEKIAELLAGRARLHDIAVEGLVAIPAYKYMIMGIPTWDFGELQEDWAVHWDALGQMDLSGVQIALFGLGDQIGYGEWFQDAMGALHDLLRNTGAQMLGYWSVEGYDFEASKALTEDGQQFVGLALDEDGQSGLTDERLQKWLVDVCNVIQAS is encoded by the coding sequence ATGCAGACGATCGAAGAGCCAATTGGAGTTTTTTATGCCAGCACCACCGGTAACACCGAGTTGGTGGCAGAGAAAATAGCCGAGCTACTTGCCGGGCGAGCCCGGTTACATGATATTGCGGTTGAAGGTCTGGTGGCTATACCCGCTTACAAATATATGATCATGGGAATACCTACCTGGGATTTTGGTGAGCTTCAGGAAGACTGGGCTGTGCACTGGGATGCATTAGGCCAGATGGACCTGAGCGGCGTTCAGATAGCCTTGTTCGGTCTGGGCGATCAGATAGGTTATGGTGAGTGGTTTCAGGATGCCATGGGGGCGCTTCATGATTTATTACGTAACACTGGTGCACAGATGCTCGGTTATTGGTCTGTAGAAGGTTATGATTTTGAAGCATCAAAAGCCTTGACTGAAGATGGACAGCAATTTGTCGGCCTGGCATTGGATGAGGATGGTCAGTCAGGGCTGACAGACGAGCGTCTGCAAAAATGGTTGGTTGATGTTTGCAATGTCATACAAGCGAGTTAA